One window of the Athene noctua chromosome 5, bAthNoc1.hap1.1, whole genome shotgun sequence genome contains the following:
- the ECHDC2 gene encoding enoyl-CoA hydratase domain-containing protein 2, mitochondrial isoform X2, with the protein MMRLGRAGREVLRWGRGGALTAAPRRGAEVLVGAAGGESSGIAEILMNRPHARNSLGKVFVNELFSALEQLRFDEKVRVVVFKSEVKGVFCAGADLKERAKMDDAEVGHFVKRLRNLMDEIAALPVPTIAAIDGYALGGGLELALACDLRVAASSAKMGLIETTRGLLPGAGGTQRLPRCVGIGLAKELIFTGRQVDGQQAASMGLVNHTVPQNSEGDAAYRRALTLAKEILPQAPFAVKMGKLAINRGMENIPTRDRQEGMAAFKEKRPPQFIGK; encoded by the exons ATGATGCGGCTGGGGCGGGCGGGACGGGAGGTGCTGCGCTGGGGTCGCGGCGGGGCCCTCAcggccgccccgcggcgcggcgcggaggtGCTGGTGGGAGCGGCCGGCGGGGAGAGCAGCG GTATTGCTGAAATCCTAATGAACCGACCCCACGCGAGAAATTCATTGGGAAAAGTATTTGTAAATGAA CTGTTCAGCGCTCTGGAACAACTCCGCTTTGATGAGAAGGTTCGTGTGGTGGTGTTCAAGAGCGAGGTGAAAGGTGTATTTTGTGCTG gTGCAGACTTAAAGGAACGTGCAAAGATGGATGATGCAGAAGTTGGACACTTTGTTAAAAGGCTGAGAAATCTCATGGATGAAATAg CTGCCCTGCCTGTACCCACAATTGCTGCAATAGATGGCTATGCCCTGGGTGGTGGACTAGAACTGGCGTTAGCTTGTGACCTTCGAGTAGCAG cttcATCAGCTAAAATGGGCCTTATTGAGACCACAAGAGGGCTTCTTCCTGGAGCAG GTGGAACCCAGCGCCTGCCCAGATGTGTTGGAATAGGTCTTGCAAAGGAACTGATTTTCACTGGTAGACAGGTTGATGGACAACAAGCTGCCTCCATGGGATTAGTAAATCACACAGTGCCACAAAACAGCGAGGGAGATGCAGCTTACCGGAGAGCATTAACTCTGGctaaagaaatccttcctcag GCTCCATTTGCTGTGAAAATGGGAAAACTGGCAATAAACAGAGGAATGGAG AATATTCCCACAAGAGACCGTCAGGAAGGGATGGCTGCCTTCAAGGAGAAACGACCACCTCAGTTTATTGGCAAATGA
- the ECHDC2 gene encoding enoyl-CoA hydratase domain-containing protein 2, mitochondrial isoform X3 encodes MMRLGRAGREVLRWGRGGALTAAPRRGAEVLVGAAGGESSGIAEILMNRPHARNSLGKVFVNELFSALEQLRFDEKVRVVVFKSEVKGVFCAGADLKERAKMDDAEVGHFVKRLRNLMDEIAALPVPTIAAIDGYALGGGLELALACDLRVAASSAKMGLIETTRGLLPGAGSICCENGKTGNKQRNGEYSHKRPSGRDGCLQGETTTSVYWQMMLSLPPLDFFESKGGLKRAH; translated from the exons ATGATGCGGCTGGGGCGGGCGGGACGGGAGGTGCTGCGCTGGGGTCGCGGCGGGGCCCTCAcggccgccccgcggcgcggcgcggaggtGCTGGTGGGAGCGGCCGGCGGGGAGAGCAGCG GTATTGCTGAAATCCTAATGAACCGACCCCACGCGAGAAATTCATTGGGAAAAGTATTTGTAAATGAA CTGTTCAGCGCTCTGGAACAACTCCGCTTTGATGAGAAGGTTCGTGTGGTGGTGTTCAAGAGCGAGGTGAAAGGTGTATTTTGTGCTG gTGCAGACTTAAAGGAACGTGCAAAGATGGATGATGCAGAAGTTGGACACTTTGTTAAAAGGCTGAGAAATCTCATGGATGAAATAg CTGCCCTGCCTGTACCCACAATTGCTGCAATAGATGGCTATGCCCTGGGTGGTGGACTAGAACTGGCGTTAGCTTGTGACCTTCGAGTAGCAG cttcATCAGCTAAAATGGGCCTTATTGAGACCACAAGAGGGCTTCTTCCTGGAGCAG GCTCCATTTGCTGTGAAAATGGGAAAACTGGCAATAAACAGAGGAATGGAG AATATTCCCACAAGAGACCGTCAGGAAGGGATGGCTGCCTTCAAGGAGAAACGACCACCTCAGTTTATTGGCAAATGATGCTTTCCTTGCCTCCCCttgatttttttgaaagtaaaGGAGGACTGAAGAGGGCCCACTGA
- the ECHDC2 gene encoding enoyl-CoA hydratase domain-containing protein 2, mitochondrial isoform X1: MMRLGRAGREVLRWGRGGALTAAPRRGAEVLVGAAGGESSGIAEILMNRPHARNSLGKVFVNELFSALEQLRFDEKVRVVVFKSEVKGVFCAGADLKERAKMDDAEVGHFVKRLRNLMDEIAALPVPTIAAIDGYALGGGLELALACDLRVAASSAKMGLIETTRGLLPGAGGTQRLPRCVGIGLAKELIFTGRQVDGQQAASMGLVNHTVPQNSEGDAAYRRALTLAKEILPQAPFAVKMGKLAINRGMEVDIASGMAIEGMCYAQNIPTRDRQEGMAAFKEKRPPQFIGK, encoded by the exons ATGATGCGGCTGGGGCGGGCGGGACGGGAGGTGCTGCGCTGGGGTCGCGGCGGGGCCCTCAcggccgccccgcggcgcggcgcggaggtGCTGGTGGGAGCGGCCGGCGGGGAGAGCAGCG GTATTGCTGAAATCCTAATGAACCGACCCCACGCGAGAAATTCATTGGGAAAAGTATTTGTAAATGAA CTGTTCAGCGCTCTGGAACAACTCCGCTTTGATGAGAAGGTTCGTGTGGTGGTGTTCAAGAGCGAGGTGAAAGGTGTATTTTGTGCTG gTGCAGACTTAAAGGAACGTGCAAAGATGGATGATGCAGAAGTTGGACACTTTGTTAAAAGGCTGAGAAATCTCATGGATGAAATAg CTGCCCTGCCTGTACCCACAATTGCTGCAATAGATGGCTATGCCCTGGGTGGTGGACTAGAACTGGCGTTAGCTTGTGACCTTCGAGTAGCAG cttcATCAGCTAAAATGGGCCTTATTGAGACCACAAGAGGGCTTCTTCCTGGAGCAG GTGGAACCCAGCGCCTGCCCAGATGTGTTGGAATAGGTCTTGCAAAGGAACTGATTTTCACTGGTAGACAGGTTGATGGACAACAAGCTGCCTCCATGGGATTAGTAAATCACACAGTGCCACAAAACAGCGAGGGAGATGCAGCTTACCGGAGAGCATTAACTCTGGctaaagaaatccttcctcag GCTCCATTTGCTGTGAAAATGGGAAAACTGGCAATAAACAGAGGAATGGAG GTTGATATTGCATCAGGGATGGCTATTGAGGGGATGTGTTACGCCCAG AATATTCCCACAAGAGACCGTCAGGAAGGGATGGCTGCCTTCAAGGAGAAACGACCACCTCAGTTTATTGGCAAATGA
- the LOC141960556 gene encoding protein zyg-11 homolog B, giving the protein MEEASPYSLLDICLNFLTANLEKFCTERQDGTLCLQEPGMFPQEVADRLLQTMAFHGLLNDGTVGIFRGNQMRLKRACIRKAKISAVAFRKAFCHHKLVELDATGVNADITITDIISGLGSNKWIQQNLQCLVLNSLTLSLEDPYERCFSQLSGLRALSITNVLFYNEDLADVASLPRLESLDISNTSVTDITALLTCKDRLKSLTMHHLKCLKMTTTQILDVIRELKYLNHLDISDDKQFTSDIALRLLEQKDILPNLVSLDISGRKHVTDKAVEAFIQQRPTMQFVGLLATDAGYSEFLTGEGNLKVSGEANETQIAEALKRYSERAFFVREALFHLFSLTHVMEKTKPEILKLVVIGMRNHPLNLPVQLAASACVFNLTKQDLAAGMPVRLLADVTHLLLKAMEHFPNHQQLQKNCLLSLCSDRILQDVPFNRFEAAKLVMQWLCNHEDQNMQRMAVAIISILAAKLSTEQTAQLGAELFIVRQLLQIVKQKTNQNLVDTTLKFTLSALWNLTDESPTTCRHFIENQGLELFMRVLESFPSESSIQQKVLGLLNNIAEVKELHSELMWKDFIDHISKLLHSVEVEVSYFAAGIIAHLISRGEQAWTLSRSQRTSLLEQLHSAILNWPTPECEMVAYRSFNPFFPLLGCFMTPGVQLWAVWAMQHVCSKNPARYCSMLIEEGGLQHLYNIKENVQTDPHVQRIAIAILDSLEKHIMRHGRPPPGRKQQQNKPN; this is encoded by the exons GAGGAAGCTTCTCCTTATTCTTTACTTGATATCTGTTTGAATTTCCTGACTGCCAACCTAGAAAAGTTTTGCACAGAAAGGCAAGATGGAACACTGTGCTTGCAGGAACCAGGAATGTTTCCTCAAGAAGTGGCTGATCGATTGCTGCAGACGATGGCATTTCATG GGCTTCTGAATGATGGAACTGTGGGCATCTTTCGAGGCAACCAGATGCGTTTGAAACGAGCTTGTATTCGGAAAGCGAAAATCTCTGCTGTGGCTTTCCGGAAAGCATTCTGCCATCACAAGCTGGTAGAACTTGATGCTACTGGGGTGAATGCAGATATAACAATCACAGACATTATAAGTGGACTTGGCAGCAATAAATGGATCCAACAAAATCTGCAATGCCTTGTGCTGAACTCACTAACTCTTTCTTTGGAAGACCCGTACGAGAGGTGCTTCAGTCAGTTGTCCGGGCTTCGTGCATTGAGTATTACCAATGTTCTGTTCTACAACGAGGACTTGGCAGATGTTGCGTCTCTTCCTAGATTAGAAAGTCTGGATATATCAAACACCTCTGTCACTGACATAACAGCACTCCTCACCTGCAAAGACCGACTCAAGTCTTTAACCATGCACCACCTGAAATGCTTGAAAATGACCACAACCCAGATTCTGGATGTTATAAGAGAACTAAAATACCTGAATCACCTCGATATTTCAGATGACAAACAGTTCACATCAGACATAGCACTTCGCTTACTGGAACAGAAAGATATCTTGCCTAACCTTGTGTCTTTGGacatttctggaagaaaacacgTTACGGATAAAGCTGTAGAAGCATTTATTCAGCAACGGCCCACAATGCAGTTTGTAGGACTGCTAGCTACTGATGCCGGCTACTCAGAATTCCTAACAGGAGAAGGAAACCTAAAG GTGTCGGGAGAAGCAAATGAAACTCAGATTGCTGAAGCACTGAAGCGTTACAGTGAACGGGCCTTCTTTGTGAGAGAAGCACTCTTTCATTTATTCAGCCTAACACatgtaatggaaaaaacaaagcctgAAATTTTAAAG CTTGTGGTTATTGGAATGAGAAATCACCCCCTGAACTTGCCTGTGCAGTTAGCAGCAAGTGCATGTGTCTTTAACCTAACCAAGCAAGATTTAGCAGCAGGCATGCCTGTGCGACTTCTGGCCGATGTCACTCACTTGCTCCTGAAGGCCATGGAACACTTCCCAAATCATCAACAG CTGCAAAAGAATTGCCTCCTTTCTCTATGCAGTGACAGAATCCTTCAAGATGTTCCATTTAACAG GTTTGAAGCAGCCAAACTTGTTATGCAGTGGCTGTGTAATCATGAAGATCAAAACATGCAAAGGATGGCTGTTGCCATAATTTCCATTCTTGCTGCAAAG cTTTCAACAGAGCAAACAGCTCAACTTGGTGCAGAACTCTTCATTGTTAGG caaCTTCTACAAAtagttaaacagaaaacaaatcagaatcTTGTAGATACTACCCTCAAGTTCACATTGAGTGCACTTTGGAACCTCACTGATGAATCTCCAACAACATGTCGACACTTTATTGAAAATCAAGGGCTAGAACTTTTCATGAGAGTCTTAGAG tctTTTCCATCCGAGTCATCCATCCAACAGAAAGTTCTTGGACTTCTG AATAACATAGCTGAAGTTAAAGAACTCCATTCTGAATTAATGTGGAAGGACTTTATAGACCACATCAGTAAATTATTGCACAGTGTGGAGGTGGAGGTTAGCTACTTTGCAGCAGGGATTATTGCTCATTTGATATCTCGGGGAGAGCAGGCCTGGACGTTAAGTCGCAGCCAGAGGACATCTCTCCTTGAACAGCTG CATTCTGCCATTTTGAATTGGCCAACCCCAGAATGTGAGATGGTGGCTTACAG ATCCTTCAATCCGTTTTTTCCGCTACTTGGCTGTTTCATGACACCTGGTGTCCAGTTATGGGCAGTGTGGGCCATGCAGCATGTCTGCAGCAAAAATC CTGCCAGATACTGCAGCATGTTAATTGAAGAAGGTGGTTTACAGCACTTATACAACATCAAGGAAAACGTCCAGACTGATCCACACGTTCAAAGGATTGCTATTGCCATCTTAGATAGTTTGGAAAAACACATTATGCGTCATGGGAGACCACCGCCAGgtagaaaacagcaacaaaataaaccaaactga